Proteins encoded by one window of Rutidosis leptorrhynchoides isolate AG116_Rl617_1_P2 chromosome 7, CSIRO_AGI_Rlap_v1, whole genome shotgun sequence:
- the LOC139856916 gene encoding uncharacterized protein produces the protein MVVFCFLVDQTRKIRQTRPVAGSCSRCKRGAKVADMLTSTRFCYIPIYWRSWKAIICTSCGATLKTYRYK, from the coding sequence ATGGTAGTGTTTTGTTTTCTGGTGGATCAAACTCGAAAGATACGGCAGACGAGGCCGGTGGCTGGATCGTGTTCAAGGTGCAAGCGAGGAGCGAAAGTTGCGGATATGTTAACTTCGACTAGATTTTGTTACATCCCAATTTATTGGAGATCTTGGAAGGCCATAATATGTACGTCTTGTGGTGCTACTCTTAAAACATATCGATATAAGTAA